A genome region from Setaria italica strain Yugu1 chromosome III, Setaria_italica_v2.0, whole genome shotgun sequence includes the following:
- the LOC101758211 gene encoding uncharacterized protein LOC101758211 isoform X2 — MFSGDWTPPCGSCCTKKYASLVQIPWRVFCKKGCNADGDTWEQCIGKCTEICYKDPVLEDRQWSAYIDRSPGQDSYSLECFNACVSGCGFRFEVPTEKVEEIKPNRPSKPSPPPEVKRTTSPPDSTVGSREDVPCTSA, encoded by the exons ATGTTCTCCGGCGACTGGACGCCGCCGTGCGGCAGCTGCTGCACCAAGAAGTACGCGAGCCTCGTGCAGATCCCAT GGAGGGTGTTCTGCAAGAAGGGGTGCAACGCGGACGGCGACACCTGGGAACAAT GCATAGGAAAATGTACTGAAATCTGCTACAAGGATCCAGTGTTGGAAGATCGGCAGTGGAGTGCTTACATTGATCGATCTCCAGGGCAGGATAGTTACTCTTTG GAGTGCTTCAATGCTTGTGTGTCTGGCTGTGGATTCAGG TTTGAGGTCCCAACAGAGAAGGTTGAAGAGATCAAGCCCAACAGGCCATCCAAGCCGTCGCCACCTCCTGAAGTGAAGCGAACTACGAGTCCACCAGATTCCACTGTGGGGAGCCGTGAAGACGTGCCATGCACATCGGCGTAG
- the LOC101758211 gene encoding uncharacterized protein LOC101758211 isoform X1, translating to MFSGDWTPPCGSCCTKKYASLVQIPWRVFCKKGCNADGDTWEQCIGKCTEICYKDPVLEDRQWSAYIDRSPGQDSYSLECFNACVSGCGFRVHTKYPRAPYLFFCLLLLGLCIDYYYAHQKPKQSSGAVALQFEVPTEKVEEIKPNRPSKPSPPPEVKRTTSPPDSTVGSREDVPCTSA from the exons ATGTTCTCCGGCGACTGGACGCCGCCGTGCGGCAGCTGCTGCACCAAGAAGTACGCGAGCCTCGTGCAGATCCCAT GGAGGGTGTTCTGCAAGAAGGGGTGCAACGCGGACGGCGACACCTGGGAACAAT GCATAGGAAAATGTACTGAAATCTGCTACAAGGATCCAGTGTTGGAAGATCGGCAGTGGAGTGCTTACATTGATCGATCTCCAGGGCAGGATAGTTACTCTTTG GAGTGCTTCAATGCTTGTGTGTCTGGCTGTGGATTCAGGGTACATACTAAATATCCAAGAGcaccatatctttttttttgcttgctGCTTCTTGGTTTGTGTATCGATTACTATTATGCCCATCAGAAACCTAAGCAGTCATCTGGCGCCGTTGCATTGCAGTTTGAGGTCCCAACAGAGAAGGTTGAAGAGATCAAGCCCAACAGGCCATCCAAGCCGTCGCCACCTCCTGAAGTGAAGCGAACTACGAGTCCACCAGATTCCACTGTGGGGAGCCGTGAAGACGTGCCATGCACATCGGCGTAG
- the LOC106804191 gene encoding transcription factor MYB108-like, translating into MVHKHAKQLRCDVVRHLWMPHLVERIQAEYSGGAAAAGAAGGVHTVAVAAAPAMTTAHAPAAYHLGTYGGHMQSADDVVPSNKDYYSYSEPGQVAAPAAMSPDVASSTLRSSMTGAWHGAQHHSTASAAAPTSLLDRGSIEEQSNTSPAPSGRPPPPLPMLLVSFGLLLGLWLHALVSDR; encoded by the coding sequence ATGGTGCACAAGCACGCCAAGCAGCTCCGCTGCGACGTCGTGAGACACCTCTGGATGCCCCACCTCGTTGAACGCATCCAGGCCGagtactccggcggcgccgccgctgctggtgcCGCCGGTGGTGTCCACACGGTGGCTGTGGCGGCTGCGCCGGCGATGACTACAGCGCACGCGCCGGCCGCGTACCACCTCGGCACGTACGGCGGTCACATGCAAAGCGCCGACGACGTCGTCCCGTCGAACAAGGACTACTACAGCTACAGCGAGCCGGGccaggtggcggcgccggcggccatgaGCCCCGACGTCGCTTCCAGCACGCTGCGCTCGTCGATGACGGGCGCTTGGCACGGGGCACAGCATCATTCCACCGCGTCGGCCGCGGCCCCGACGAGCCTTCTTGACCGAGGCAGCATCGAGGAACAAAGCAACACCTCCCCGGCCCCATCCGGACGCCCTCCACCTCCACTACCAATGCTACTAGTTAGTTTTGGGCTCCTGTTGGGCTTGTGGCTGCATGCGCTCGTCTCGGACAGATGA
- the LOC101758876 gene encoding bystin: MAGKKRKSGSEKQPKHRLPLGADADAVADASKRRRSGAAKQHQADEEASIPSSLSAKILREARKQQQEEMLADSSDEGPSASAAAANAQAAAGPSTSSSFLVPAADDDEDDDVDEFDGFDALSEYDGGEVEINEEDERALAAFMSKDKAAELTLGDIILQKIREKDAEVLTEGRPRVKLDNSIIDLYKEVGKFLSRYTSGKIPKAFKRIPSLECWAEVLQLTEPENWSPNAVYQATRLFSSNMNTKNAERFYEAILLPRVRNDIRQNQRLHFALYQSLKKSLYKPAAFNKGILLPLCRERNCTLREAVIIGSIIQKVSIPFLHASVALVKLAEMEYCGTTSYFIKLFLDKKYALPYRALDAVLAHFMRFLDDERIMPVIWHQSLLAFVERYKNELEKKDKEKLARLLDHQKHYLVTPEIRRELRGSCNRGEKDSNLQTSSPISVITKPIEEDKWDVPQVPMEED; encoded by the exons ATGGCGGGGAAGAAGCGCAAGTCCGGCTCCGAGAAGCAGCCGAAGCACCGCCTCCCGCTGGGCGCCGATGCCGACGCGGTCGCCGACgcctccaagcgccgccgctcgGGCGCCGCCAAGCAGCACCAGGCGGACGAGGAGGCGTCCATCCCGTCCTCCCTCAGCGCCAAGATCCTCCGCGAGGCgcgcaagcagcagcaggaggagatgCTCGCCGACTCCAGTGACGAGGGGCCctcagcctccgccgccgccgccaacgcccAGGCGGCTGCGGGGCCGTCCACGTCGTCCTCTTTCCTCGTCCCCGCAGCTgatgacgacgaggacgacgacgtcgacgagTTCGACGGGTTTGACGCGCTCAGCGAgtacgacggcggcgag GTGGAGATCAACGAGGAGGACGAGAGGGCCCTTGCTGCCTTCATGTCAAAGGACAAAGCTGCCGAGCTCACACTTGGCGATATCATTCTCCAGAAGATCAGAGAGAAAGACGCCGAGGTCTTAACGG AAGGACGGCCTCGTGTAAAATTGGACAACAGCATCATTGATCTTTATAAAGA GGTTGGGAAGTTCTTAAGTCGATACACAAGTGGGAAGATTCCAAAAGCATTCAAGCGCATACCATCATTGGAATGCTGGGCAGAGGTGCTGCAACTAACTGAGCCGGAGAATTGGTCTCCTAATGCAGTATATCAAGCAACACGACTCTTCTCTTCAAACATGAATACGAAGAATGCTGAACGGTTCTATGAAGCCATTTTGCTCCCTCGCGTTCGTAATGACATAAGGCAGAACCAGAGGCTGCATTTTGCGCTCTACCAGTCGCTCAAAAAGTCTCTTTACAAGCCTGCAGCATTTAACAAGGGTATTCTGCTGCCACTCTGTCGG GAAAGGAATTGCACCCTCCGTGAAGCAGTAATTATTGGAAGTATTATCCAGAAAGTTTCCATTCCATTTCTCCATGCAAG TGTAGCTCTAGTGAAACTAGCAGAGATGGAGTACTGTGGCACTACAAG TTACTTCATCAAGCTATTTCTAGACAAGAAATATGCTTTGCCATACCGGGCGCTTGATGCAGTGCTTGCTCATTTCATGCGGTTTCTTGATGATGAGAGGATCATGCCTGTTATATGGCATCAATCACTGCTCGCATTTGTGGAAAG ATACAAGAATGAGTTGGAGAAAAAGGATAAGGAGAAACTTGCACGTTTGTTGGATCACCAGAAGCACTATTTG GTTACTCCAGAAATTCGTAGGGAACTTCGGGGCAGCTGCAACAGGGGTGAAAAGGATTCCAATTTGCAGACTT CCTCGCCTATCTCCGTCATCACAAAACCTATCGAGGAAGATAAGTGGGACGTACCACAAGTGCCAATGGAGGAGGACTAG